The genomic stretch TACCCAGCAGGCGAAAACACTGGGCAAGCTTTCTGCTGAGGAGCGCCCTGCCGCCGGCCAGAAGATCAATGAAGCCAAAGGGCAGGTAGAGCAGGCCATCAATGCTCGCCGAAACGATCTGGAACGTGCCGCCATCGAACAGAAGCTTGCCAGCGAATCCATTGATGTGACCCTGCCGGGCCGAGGCCAGGACCTGGGCGGTTTGCACCCGGTCACCCGCACCCTGCAGCGAATCGAACATTTCTTTGCGCGCGCCGGCTACACCGTGGAACAGGGGCCCGAGATCGAAGATGACTACCACAACTTCGAAGCCCTGAATATTCCGGGCCACCATCCCGCCCGCGCCATGCACGACACGTTTTATTTCAACCCGGGCACGCTGTTGAGAACCCACACCTCACCCGTACAGATTCGTACCATGGAAGCCGGCAAGCCGCCATTCCGAATGATCTGCCCTGGACGCGTGTACCGCTGTGATTCGGATATGACTCACACCCCCATGTTCCATCAGGTGGAAGGGCTTCTGGTCGAGAAAAACGTCAGCTTTGCGGACCTTAAAAGCACTGTTGAGGAATTCCTGCGGGTGTTTTTCGAGCGGGACCTTCAGGTCCGTTTCCGGCCATCGTATTTCCCTTTCACCGAACCCTCCGCGGAAGTGGACATCGAATGGGGACGGGAAGCCGATGGCAGCATCAAGTGGCTTGAGGTTATGGGTTGCGGAATGGTGCACCCGAAAGTATTTGAATACTGCGGAATCGATGCTGAGGAATACCGTGGCTTTGCATTCGGTCTTGGTGTAGAGCGCCTGGCCATGCTTCGTTATGGCGTTAACGATCTGCGCATGTTCTTTGAGAACGACCTGCGCTTCCTGCGACAGTTCCGTTAACAGGCAAGATCAAGGCATCCAACCAAACAGGCATAACCGCATCAGGACAAGGCAATAACCATGAAATTCAGTGAACAGTGGCTGCGCGAGTGGGTTAATCCGC from Marinobacter adhaerens HP15 encodes the following:
- the pheS gene encoding phenylalanine--tRNA ligase subunit alpha — translated: MENLEQLVQDGLSAVESADSLQALDQIRVEYLGKKGVITQQAKTLGKLSAEERPAAGQKINEAKGQVEQAINARRNDLERAAIEQKLASESIDVTLPGRGQDLGGLHPVTRTLQRIEHFFARAGYTVEQGPEIEDDYHNFEALNIPGHHPARAMHDTFYFNPGTLLRTHTSPVQIRTMEAGKPPFRMICPGRVYRCDSDMTHTPMFHQVEGLLVEKNVSFADLKSTVEEFLRVFFERDLQVRFRPSYFPFTEPSAEVDIEWGREADGSIKWLEVMGCGMVHPKVFEYCGIDAEEYRGFAFGLGVERLAMLRYGVNDLRMFFENDLRFLRQFR